A region from the Sandaracinus amylolyticus genome encodes:
- a CDS encoding GNAT family N-acetyltransferase: MRASFERDGLRYRPWGAHDLDALAALVTDPVIMARAGGALRADEVVGLLDRYLRPDDPRVLAALCVEDAAGASVGSGLVTRGDDDALEIGFLVRREHQGRGHGTRIARALVGLAQTESDVVVARVEVDHAASIRVLEKAGLRIVSRAPDQLVMEIRTCR, from the coding sequence ATGCGCGCGAGCTTCGAGCGCGACGGTCTGCGCTACCGGCCCTGGGGCGCGCACGATCTCGATGCGCTCGCTGCGCTCGTGACCGACCCGGTGATCATGGCGCGCGCGGGCGGCGCGCTGCGCGCCGACGAGGTCGTGGGGCTGCTCGATCGGTATCTGCGCCCCGACGATCCGCGCGTGCTCGCGGCGCTCTGCGTGGAGGACGCCGCCGGCGCGTCGGTCGGGAGCGGCCTCGTCACACGCGGGGACGACGACGCGCTCGAGATCGGGTTCCTCGTGCGGCGCGAGCACCAGGGGCGCGGTCACGGGACGCGCATCGCGCGCGCCCTCGTCGGGCTCGCGCAGACCGAGAGCGACGTCGTCGTCGCGCGCGTCGAGGTCGATCACGCCGCGTCGATCCGCGTGCTCGAGAAGGCCGGGCTGCGCATCGTCTCGCGCGCGCCCGACCAGCTCGTGATGGAGATCAGAACGTGCCGCTGA
- a CDS encoding C45 family autoproteolytic acyltransferase/hydolase, whose protein sequence is MRTFHLPAAAGPFERGVAHGRAFAREIAEIAAIRSELAQQQGLFRSDAELLAVAERHLPVLEAFDAALHQELLGIAEGASLPPARIVVLNHYTDLKDLDPSTVLGGARRGADPDRDDECSAIVAGTREGAILGQTWDMHGSAAPYVLMLHVPAWQDRPAAWLLTITGCLGMAGMNDAGVGMTINNLKSHDARVGLVWPALVRRALAERRADAARDVVVGAPLGSGHHYLVADAQRAFGIETSGRLAEVWAELDVSKPGGAFHHENHCLGTEVAKVSSIASTSTTRERFAFLDASLRDHTIESARDLWSRLGSHEGYPRSVCTHLASERAPHAMLTCAGVLMNLSERRIWAAPGCIHGVHPDELRF, encoded by the coding sequence ATGCGCACGTTCCACCTCCCCGCCGCGGCCGGTCCCTTCGAGCGCGGTGTCGCCCACGGTCGAGCCTTCGCCCGCGAGATCGCGGAGATCGCCGCGATCCGGAGCGAGCTGGCGCAGCAGCAGGGCCTCTTCCGGAGTGACGCGGAGCTCCTCGCCGTCGCCGAACGACACCTGCCCGTCCTCGAGGCGTTCGACGCCGCGCTCCACCAGGAGCTGCTCGGGATCGCCGAGGGCGCGTCGCTCCCGCCCGCGCGCATCGTCGTCCTGAACCACTACACCGACCTCAAGGATCTCGATCCGAGCACCGTCCTCGGCGGCGCGCGCCGCGGCGCCGATCCCGATCGCGACGACGAGTGCAGCGCGATCGTCGCCGGCACGCGCGAGGGGGCGATCCTCGGGCAGACCTGGGACATGCACGGCTCGGCCGCGCCCTACGTGCTCATGCTGCACGTGCCTGCGTGGCAGGACCGCCCGGCCGCGTGGCTGCTCACGATCACCGGATGCCTCGGCATGGCCGGCATGAACGACGCCGGCGTCGGCATGACGATCAACAACCTCAAGAGCCACGACGCGCGTGTCGGGCTCGTGTGGCCCGCGCTGGTGCGCCGCGCGCTCGCCGAGCGCCGCGCCGATGCCGCGCGCGACGTCGTGGTCGGCGCGCCGCTCGGCTCGGGACATCACTACCTCGTGGCCGATGCGCAGCGCGCGTTCGGCATCGAGACGTCGGGCCGCCTCGCCGAGGTGTGGGCCGAGCTCGACGTCTCGAAGCCCGGCGGCGCGTTCCACCACGAGAACCACTGCCTCGGCACCGAGGTCGCGAAGGTCAGCTCGATCGCGAGCACGAGCACCACGCGCGAGCGCTTCGCGTTCCTCGACGCGAGCCTGCGCGATCACACGATCGAGAGCGCGCGCGATCTCTGGTCGCGCCTCGGCTCGCACGAGGGCTACCCGCGCAGCGTGTGCACGCACCTCGCGAGCGAGCGCGCACCGCACGCGATGCTCACCTGCGCCGGCGTGCTGATGAACCTGAGCGAGCGCCGCATCTGGGCCGCGCCGGGATGCATCCACGGCGTCCACCCCGACGAGCTGCGCTTCTGA
- a CDS encoding glycosyltransferase family 2 protein, whose protein sequence is MFFTSLGLAGTALTLPGTLELAALTLGSVLPREPRRADPARCGKLAVVVPAHDEEGGIAACVHSLLACDAPPNGARILVIADNCSDATAERARDAGAEVLERNDRANRGKGFALEMAFAHVLADPEIEAVLVVDADTEVAPGFLVAMAAAFAGGADGVQSRYLVANPEAGPKARLMNVAFLAFNVARPRARERFGLSVGILGNGFGLHRRVLDELPYTARSVVEDLEYHLMLVRKGFAIRFVEETFVRADMPTSEEGIDTQRARWEGGRFRMIREHVPALLRDVLAGNRTMLEPLGELLLLPLATHVGTLLCVLVIPFPPTQLYAAGALGLVGAHVLSALYVGGGTAEDVSALARAPLYVAQKAMKLPSLLRASRKDQAWIRTARDPRPAATAG, encoded by the coding sequence ATGTTCTTCACGAGCCTCGGCCTCGCGGGCACCGCGCTCACCCTCCCCGGCACGCTCGAGCTCGCCGCGCTCACGCTCGGCTCGGTGCTCCCGCGCGAGCCACGACGCGCCGATCCCGCGCGCTGCGGCAAGCTCGCGGTCGTCGTCCCTGCGCACGACGAAGAGGGCGGCATCGCGGCCTGCGTGCACAGCCTGCTCGCGTGCGACGCACCGCCGAACGGCGCGCGCATCCTCGTGATCGCCGACAACTGCTCCGACGCGACCGCCGAGCGCGCGCGCGACGCCGGCGCCGAGGTGCTCGAGCGAAACGACCGCGCGAACCGCGGCAAGGGCTTCGCGCTCGAGATGGCGTTCGCGCACGTGCTCGCCGATCCCGAGATCGAAGCGGTGCTCGTGGTCGACGCCGACACCGAGGTCGCGCCCGGCTTCCTCGTCGCGATGGCCGCGGCGTTCGCGGGCGGCGCCGACGGAGTGCAGTCGCGCTACCTCGTCGCGAACCCCGAGGCCGGCCCCAAGGCGCGCCTCATGAACGTCGCGTTCCTCGCGTTCAACGTCGCGCGGCCGCGGGCGCGCGAGCGCTTCGGGCTCTCGGTCGGCATCCTCGGCAACGGCTTCGGCCTGCACCGCCGCGTGCTCGACGAGCTGCCGTACACCGCGCGCTCGGTGGTCGAGGATCTCGAGTACCACCTCATGCTGGTGCGCAAGGGCTTCGCGATCCGGTTCGTCGAAGAGACGTTCGTGCGCGCCGACATGCCGACGAGCGAAGAGGGCATCGACACCCAGCGCGCGCGCTGGGAAGGCGGGCGCTTCCGGATGATCCGCGAGCACGTGCCCGCGCTCCTGCGCGACGTGCTCGCGGGCAACCGCACGATGCTCGAGCCGCTCGGCGAGCTCTTGTTGCTGCCGCTCGCGACGCACGTGGGCACCCTGCTCTGCGTGCTGGTGATCCCGTTCCCGCCGACGCAGCTCTACGCGGCGGGCGCGCTCGGCCTCGTCGGCGCGCACGTGCTGTCGGCGCTCTACGTCGGCGGAGGCACGGCGGAGGACGTCAGCGCGCTCGCGCGCGCGCCGCTCTACGTGGCGCAGAAGGCGATGAAGCTGCCGTCGCTGCTCCGCGCGTCGCGCAAGGATCAGGCGTGGATCCGCACGGCGCGCGACCCCCGCCCGGCCGCGACCGCGGGCTGA
- a CDS encoding phosphatase PAP2 family protein, protein MHRRARASIAVLVAACSIASLWPASECSAQSSDAQEDGPTDGRTPVSDVAGVWAGAGTAMLGLGVGLFFSPSDAPADTTSVWRGGMLLDDDFRDAMRASTPEGQGFARRASDLMMVGLMANALLIDSLLIPLVQGDPDLAWQASFAYSLALGTMLTAGSIVKRVTSRARPFEQECAANPDAPGCGSADAYHSFFSLHTGVAFTSAAFSCAMHLERNLYDDPMADAVACGSALTAAALVGTLRVVADAHYLSDVLVGAVLGGLIGYLVPLAVVPKRSRVAHEIEQEAIAEEEALGLEVPAPTYGVTWSVTPMFGMGDDEGGTGPMAGTTSRSGVTLGASISGTF, encoded by the coding sequence TTGCATCGCCGAGCCCGCGCTTCCATCGCCGTTCTAGTCGCCGCTTGTTCGATCGCGAGCCTCTGGCCCGCGAGCGAGTGCTCCGCGCAGTCCTCCGACGCGCAGGAGGACGGGCCGACGGACGGCCGCACCCCGGTCAGCGACGTCGCGGGCGTGTGGGCGGGCGCGGGCACCGCGATGCTGGGCCTCGGCGTGGGGCTCTTCTTCTCGCCGAGCGACGCGCCCGCGGACACGACGAGCGTGTGGCGCGGCGGGATGCTGCTCGACGACGACTTCCGTGACGCGATGCGCGCGTCGACGCCCGAGGGCCAAGGCTTCGCGCGCCGCGCGAGCGACCTGATGATGGTCGGCCTCATGGCGAACGCGCTGCTGATCGACTCGCTGCTGATCCCGCTGGTCCAGGGCGATCCCGACCTCGCGTGGCAGGCGTCGTTCGCGTACTCGCTCGCCCTCGGCACGATGCTGACCGCGGGCAGCATCGTGAAGCGCGTGACGAGCCGCGCGCGCCCGTTCGAGCAGGAGTGCGCGGCCAACCCCGACGCGCCCGGCTGCGGCAGCGCCGACGCGTACCACAGCTTCTTCAGCCTCCACACCGGCGTCGCGTTCACGTCCGCCGCGTTCTCGTGCGCGATGCACCTCGAGCGCAACCTCTACGACGATCCGATGGCCGACGCGGTCGCGTGCGGCTCCGCGCTGACCGCCGCGGCGCTCGTCGGCACGCTGCGCGTCGTCGCGGACGCGCACTACCTGTCCGACGTGCTCGTCGGCGCGGTCCTCGGCGGCCTGATCGGCTACCTCGTGCCGCTCGCGGTCGTGCCCAAGCGCTCGCGCGTCGCGCACGAGATCGAGCAGGAAGCGATCGCGGAAGAAGAGGCGCTCGGCCTCGAGGTCCCCGCGCCGACCTACGGCGTCACGTGGTCGGTCACGCCGATGTTCGGCATGGGCGACGACGAGGGCGGCACCGGCCCGATGGCGGGCACGACGAGCCGCAGCGGCGTCACGCTCGGTGCGTCGATCAGCGGCACGTTCTGA
- a CDS encoding NAD-dependent epimerase/dehydratase family protein: MRILITGGAGFIGSHVADACLAAKHEVLIVDDLSSGRRENVPSGAKLVEVDIRDAEALEDVVSTFKPDAVSHQAAQVSVSVSTREPQRDARTNVEGSLNLLESCVRAGVAHLVFASTGGAIYGEIPEPERGAVGRTPVPLSPYACSKLSVEAYLNYYRHQHGLKSTILRYANVYGPRQDPHGEAGVVAIFTQRLLAGQGIQVNARKEPGDPGCVRDYVMVDDVVRANVLALSGEIGETVVNVGTGVATTTLDLAREIETALGVKADLKFGPKRSGDVERSVLEPWQGLGATVPLAEGIRRTASWFAQRR; encoded by the coding sequence ATGCGAATCCTCATCACCGGCGGCGCGGGCTTCATCGGGAGCCACGTCGCGGATGCGTGCCTCGCCGCGAAGCACGAGGTGCTGATCGTCGACGACCTCTCGAGCGGACGCCGCGAGAACGTGCCGAGCGGCGCGAAGCTCGTGGAGGTCGACATCCGCGACGCCGAGGCGCTCGAAGACGTCGTCAGCACGTTCAAGCCCGACGCGGTGAGCCATCAAGCGGCGCAGGTCAGCGTCTCGGTCAGCACGCGCGAGCCGCAGCGCGACGCGCGCACCAACGTCGAGGGCTCGCTCAACCTGCTCGAGTCGTGCGTGCGCGCGGGCGTCGCGCACCTCGTCTTCGCGAGCACCGGCGGCGCGATCTACGGCGAGATCCCGGAGCCCGAGCGCGGGGCGGTGGGACGCACGCCGGTCCCGCTCAGCCCGTACGCGTGCAGCAAGCTCTCGGTCGAGGCCTACCTCAACTACTACCGCCACCAGCACGGCCTGAAGTCGACGATCCTGCGCTACGCGAACGTCTACGGCCCGCGCCAGGATCCGCACGGCGAGGCCGGCGTCGTCGCGATCTTCACGCAGCGCCTGCTCGCCGGTCAGGGCATCCAGGTGAACGCGCGGAAGGAGCCGGGCGATCCCGGGTGCGTGCGCGACTACGTGATGGTCGACGACGTGGTGCGCGCGAACGTGCTCGCGCTCTCGGGCGAGATCGGCGAGACGGTCGTGAACGTCGGGACCGGCGTGGCGACGACGACGCTCGATCTCGCGCGCGAGATCGAGACGGCGCTCGGGGTGAAGGCGGATCTGAAGTTCGGTCCGAAGCGCTCGGGCGACGTCGAGCGGTCGGTGCTCGAGCCGTGGCAGGGCCTGGGCGCGACGGTGCCGCTCGCCGAGGGGATCCGGCGCACGGCGTCGTGGTTCGCGCAGCGACGGTGA
- a CDS encoding oligosaccharide flippase family protein produces the protein MSPPAQPASALHDAPDADTPAPAADGAAAAPPEAPKGGEVRSRAMRGSMWTLVGHAGANLTRFAANLLLTRLLFPEAFGVMALVNVFLQGLHMFADVGIGISVIQSKRGDDPAFVQTAWTLQALRGLYLFVVAALIGYPLSLVYGIPDLAWMVPVAGSTALIEGFSSMALFTQNRALNLGRVTATELLSTVIAASAMCITAYFTRSIVSLLVNGLVAAALRMAFSHLLLRGVKHRFAWEPEARKEILQFGRWIFLSTAATFIALQIDRLLLGGFVPEEELGIYSVALALALMPREVVGQLAQRVYYPLVASALRDHEHAKVRELRWKLMSLLIVPVACTIGVAVPLIELLYDDRYHDAGPLMAVLSIDTWLSILQMGYGMIAMGRGEPRFATYGTVVKTIVFGVGFMPIFHAWGVVGVAGLVCLSTIAPYATTAYAAAQVRAARLGLDLVMSAAVIGIAIGAYTLHGVIERATGASLLGIVILGVIAVGVPGALLATKRVRLL, from the coding sequence ATGAGCCCGCCGGCACAGCCCGCGTCCGCGCTGCACGACGCCCCCGACGCCGACACGCCGGCGCCCGCTGCCGATGGCGCTGCGGCCGCCCCGCCCGAGGCGCCCAAGGGCGGCGAGGTCCGCTCGCGCGCGATGCGCGGCTCGATGTGGACGCTCGTCGGTCACGCCGGAGCGAACCTCACGCGCTTCGCCGCGAACCTCCTGCTGACGCGCCTGCTCTTCCCCGAGGCGTTCGGCGTGATGGCCCTCGTGAACGTGTTCCTGCAGGGCCTGCACATGTTCGCCGACGTCGGGATCGGCATCAGCGTCATCCAGAGCAAGCGCGGCGACGATCCGGCGTTCGTGCAGACCGCGTGGACGCTGCAGGCGCTGCGCGGGCTCTATCTCTTCGTCGTCGCGGCGCTCATCGGGTACCCGCTCTCGCTGGTCTACGGCATCCCCGATCTCGCGTGGATGGTGCCGGTCGCGGGATCGACCGCGCTGATCGAGGGGTTCTCCTCGATGGCGCTCTTCACGCAGAACCGCGCGCTGAACCTCGGGCGCGTGACCGCGACCGAGCTGCTCTCGACGGTGATCGCCGCGAGCGCGATGTGCATCACCGCGTACTTCACGCGCTCGATCGTGAGCCTGCTGGTGAACGGGCTCGTCGCCGCGGCGCTGCGCATGGCGTTCAGCCATCTGCTGCTCCGCGGCGTGAAGCACCGCTTCGCGTGGGAGCCCGAGGCGCGCAAGGAGATCCTGCAGTTCGGTCGCTGGATCTTCTTGTCGACGGCCGCGACGTTCATCGCGCTGCAGATCGATCGGCTCCTGCTCGGCGGTTTCGTGCCCGAGGAGGAGCTCGGCATCTATTCGGTCGCGCTCGCGCTCGCGCTGATGCCGCGCGAGGTCGTCGGTCAGCTCGCGCAGCGCGTCTACTACCCGCTCGTCGCGTCCGCGCTGCGCGATCACGAGCACGCGAAGGTGCGCGAGCTGCGCTGGAAGCTGATGTCGCTGCTGATCGTGCCGGTGGCGTGCACGATCGGCGTCGCGGTGCCGCTGATCGAGCTGCTCTACGACGATCGCTACCACGACGCCGGACCGCTCATGGCGGTGCTCTCGATCGACACGTGGCTGAGCATCTTGCAGATGGGCTACGGGATGATCGCGATGGGCCGCGGCGAGCCGCGCTTCGCGACCTACGGAACGGTCGTGAAGACGATCGTGTTCGGCGTCGGCTTCATGCCGATCTTCCACGCGTGGGGCGTGGTCGGCGTGGCCGGGCTGGTGTGTCTGTCGACGATCGCGCCGTACGCGACGACGGCGTACGCGGCGGCGCAGGTGCGCGCGGCGCGCCTCGGGCTCGACCTGGTGATGAGCGCAGCGGTGATCGGGATCGCGATCGGCGCGTACACGCTGCACGGCGTGATCGAGCGCGCGACCGGCGCGTCGCTGCTCGGCATCGTGATCCTCGGCGTCATCGCGGTGGGCGTGCCGGGCGCGCTGCTGGCGACCAAGCGCGTGCGGCTGCTGTGA
- a CDS encoding ATP-binding protein translates to MAAADRARARDHDRWSRSSPTRRGGSRRTKHVEAFDERARRPLNRRLKQRSGLHAVERAPMRVTGPLVELVGRDVERALLDASVRDGGRRLVTIRGVAGVGKTCLVRHHAASQPRAVLCDVTRAADTRDLCAAVARELGVGASIGVSRLGEVLARRGTISLVLDGAERIVDRLTRTLGAWLDAAPALRILVTSQVRLELPGERVIVLEPLAPHDAATLFRARAHDARGRALPDDPDTERAIAAIVRALDGIPSDLERIAARTVALTPVELATRLDELADVRALDRAWSLASPEAHRALEACALFEGELTLAAADAIRSGWSSSAITLQELCDRSLVRARDHADGTSYALYASVRRGARARLASRRGAARVRARFEEGVLALASSADADLDAPGAVAALARHRGDLERIAREACDAETRARAVLPLASLAALQGGIEDTWALLDAALAGSLEDTLHARLRHARARLARRMGRPRDALADFEAASALAGTSDLAPRIATDWAGLMRHLGRRDEARALYQRALDAYAARGDARGRGRTLSSLATMTHEHGDLEGARVLYEEAVAALVATNDRLALAMARQNLGLLEQESGDLDAAEQTFRRALDAHRALGNRRFEAISELDLACLELERGRPRDALDGLARAQAIARASGDRREVGLAAATSGACHAMAGALAAAERAFAIARRELRDVDEPALRLALEVHELHGDLAEADRARIARDARRSAELLASIDARIDEAERARATGDEVRFALRVLRAERARWVARARSATVARDGTWFTPPGHAPVSLAPRPVLASILRALVAQHLRRADVPLANEAVVRAGWPAERTLTRASRNRLHVAIATLRKLGLDAHLVSQGEGYLLERVAVHDPALE, encoded by the coding sequence ATGGCGGCAGCGGATCGGGCTCGGGCTCGGGATCACGATCGCTGGTCCCGTAGCAGCCCGACGCGACGAGGAGGCAGCAGGCGAACGAAGCATGTCGAAGCATTCGACGAGCGTGCGCGGCGCCCTCTTAATCGTCGACTTAAGCAGCGCAGCGGTCTCCATGCGGTAGAACGTGCTCCGATGCGCGTCACCGGTCCGCTCGTGGAGCTCGTGGGACGCGACGTCGAGCGCGCGCTCCTCGACGCGAGCGTGCGCGACGGTGGGCGGCGGCTCGTGACGATCCGGGGCGTCGCGGGCGTGGGCAAGACGTGCCTGGTGCGCCACCACGCCGCGAGCCAGCCACGGGCGGTGCTGTGCGACGTCACGCGCGCGGCGGACACGCGCGACCTCTGCGCCGCGGTGGCGCGCGAGCTCGGCGTGGGCGCGAGCATCGGCGTGTCGCGCCTCGGCGAGGTGCTCGCGCGGCGGGGCACGATCTCGCTGGTGCTCGACGGCGCGGAGCGGATCGTGGACCGACTGACGCGCACGCTCGGCGCGTGGCTCGACGCGGCGCCTGCGCTGCGGATCCTCGTGACGTCGCAAGTGCGCCTGGAGCTGCCGGGCGAGCGCGTGATCGTGCTCGAGCCGCTCGCGCCGCACGACGCGGCGACGCTCTTCCGCGCGCGCGCCCACGACGCGCGCGGTCGCGCGCTGCCCGACGATCCCGACACCGAGCGCGCGATCGCCGCGATCGTGCGCGCGCTCGACGGGATCCCGAGCGACCTCGAGCGCATCGCGGCGCGGACGGTCGCGCTCACGCCGGTCGAGCTCGCGACGCGGCTCGACGAGCTCGCGGACGTGCGCGCGCTCGATCGCGCGTGGTCGCTCGCGAGCCCCGAAGCCCATCGCGCGCTCGAGGCGTGCGCGCTCTTCGAGGGCGAGCTCACCCTCGCGGCGGCCGACGCGATCCGGAGCGGGTGGAGCTCGAGCGCGATCACGCTGCAGGAGCTCTGCGATCGATCGCTGGTGCGCGCGCGCGATCACGCCGACGGGACGTCGTACGCGCTCTACGCGTCGGTGCGGCGCGGCGCGAGGGCGCGGCTCGCATCGCGGCGCGGTGCGGCGCGCGTGCGCGCGAGGTTCGAAGAAGGTGTGCTCGCGCTCGCATCGAGCGCGGATGCCGATCTCGACGCGCCCGGCGCGGTCGCGGCGCTGGCGCGCCATCGTGGCGATCTCGAGCGCATCGCGCGCGAGGCATGCGACGCGGAGACCCGCGCGCGCGCCGTGCTCCCGCTCGCATCGCTCGCGGCGCTGCAAGGCGGAATCGAGGACACGTGGGCGCTGCTCGACGCGGCCCTCGCGGGCTCGCTCGAGGACACGCTGCACGCGCGTCTGCGCCACGCGCGCGCTCGGCTCGCGCGCAGGATGGGCCGGCCGCGCGATGCGCTCGCGGACTTCGAGGCCGCGTCGGCGCTCGCCGGCACGAGCGATCTCGCGCCGCGCATCGCGACCGACTGGGCCGGGCTGATGCGGCACCTCGGCCGGCGCGACGAGGCGCGGGCGCTCTACCAGCGAGCGCTCGATGCGTACGCCGCACGCGGGGACGCGCGTGGTCGCGGCCGGACGCTGTCGTCACTGGCGACGATGACGCACGAGCACGGAGATCTCGAGGGCGCGCGCGTGCTCTACGAGGAAGCGGTCGCCGCGCTCGTGGCCACGAACGATCGCCTCGCGCTCGCGATGGCGCGACAGAACCTCGGGCTGCTGGAGCAGGAGTCGGGCGATCTCGACGCCGCGGAGCAGACGTTCCGCCGCGCGCTCGACGCGCATCGCGCGCTCGGGAACCGGCGCTTCGAGGCGATCTCGGAGCTCGATCTCGCATGCCTCGAGCTGGAGCGTGGGCGCCCGCGCGACGCGCTGGACGGGCTCGCGCGCGCCCAGGCGATCGCGCGCGCTTCGGGGGATCGACGCGAGGTGGGCCTCGCCGCCGCGACGAGCGGTGCGTGCCACGCGATGGCGGGCGCGCTCGCGGCGGCGGAGCGCGCCTTCGCGATCGCGCGACGCGAGCTGCGCGACGTCGACGAGCCCGCGCTGCGGCTCGCGCTCGAGGTGCACGAGCTGCACGGCGATCTCGCGGAGGCGGATCGTGCGCGCATCGCGCGCGACGCGCGCCGCAGCGCGGAGCTCCTCGCGTCGATCGACGCGCGCATCGACGAAGCGGAGCGCGCGCGAGCCACGGGTGACGAGGTGCGCTTCGCGCTGCGCGTGCTGCGCGCCGAGCGCGCGCGTTGGGTCGCCCGTGCGCGCAGCGCGACGGTCGCGCGCGACGGGACGTGGTTCACCCCGCCCGGGCACGCGCCGGTGAGCCTCGCGCCGCGACCGGTGCTCGCCTCGATCCTGCGCGCGCTCGTCGCGCAGCACCTGCGGCGAGCCGACGTGCCGCTCGCGAACGAGGCCGTGGTGCGCGCCGGCTGGCCCGCCGAGCGCACACTCACGCGCGCGAGCCGCAATCGCCTGCACGTCGCGATCGCGACGCTGCGCAAGCTCGGGCTCGACGCGCACCTCGTCTCGCAGGGAGAGGGCTATCTGCTCGAGCGCGTGGCCGTGCACGACCCCGCGCTCGAGTGA